A genomic segment from Paenibacillus sp. FSL K6-1096 encodes:
- a CDS encoding glycosyltransferase — translation MNIPGVSLCMIVKNESQHLEHCLRSVQGIVSEIIIADTGSTDNSMDTARRFGARILSVPWEHDFSRARNRTLELATCAWILVLDADEALAGWNPERVQNLLEPGSAEGYFLPFIHYVGEAAGREYVTDNVCRLFRNDERIRFRGSIHEEVASSIWSLPGGKIAYAGLPVHHYGYLDGELRRKDKASRNLELIHAALQLEPDSIPLRYALGTEYYQQGDYNAAAELLLPLLNEVPADSGYTADLYLKTAFALQEGGQPAEAESVYEAGSRLYPDFTDLLESYAGLLLEQGQAWQAYLLLQRALDSGNTSHKYPSSSGSGTSRTRLAAGRVCEQLFRYGEALEHYRQAAGYAPGEPAAWEQLATLCLLSGQEEELTHITRQLLPALPRRVLTRLVPAALNARAARWLAALLAAPQLPEEIRQLLQVLLRALFRDAEQPEAASAALARMQQEAPDDPWVSGYLWALSCRSGGIAEAGQGQGRLAALPPGPAAVRSRPAQQSADAPPSWAEQSRATQLLVQAGAWEALLQLGSHSDAARFRWSRLPLPLLQGLLDAPAPFKVQWCAMYTGQADHRPPADAAEWLLYAAIACSCGQVPLLTHAEEQALCQSGSAAATVGLSYHRLLLAAETHPQGGSPAVGSIPWLLLVKSALQSR, via the coding sequence ATGAATATTCCCGGGGTTTCCCTCTGCATGATCGTTAAGAATGAATCGCAGCATCTGGAGCATTGTCTGCGGTCCGTCCAGGGCATCGTGAGCGAGATTATCATTGCCGACACCGGCTCGACAGATAACAGTATGGATACCGCCCGCAGGTTCGGTGCCCGCATCCTCTCTGTACCTTGGGAGCATGACTTCTCCCGGGCACGCAACCGTACGCTGGAGCTGGCCACCTGTGCCTGGATTCTGGTGCTGGACGCAGATGAAGCCCTGGCCGGATGGAATCCGGAAAGGGTACAGAACCTGCTGGAGCCGGGGTCTGCGGAGGGGTATTTTCTGCCTTTTATTCATTATGTGGGGGAAGCTGCGGGACGGGAGTACGTAACGGACAATGTATGCCGGCTGTTCCGCAATGATGAACGCATCCGGTTCCGCGGGAGCATTCATGAAGAGGTGGCCTCCAGTATCTGGAGCCTGCCAGGGGGAAAGATTGCCTATGCCGGCCTGCCGGTCCATCACTACGGTTATCTGGACGGGGAGCTTCGGCGCAAGGATAAGGCCAGCCGCAATCTGGAGCTGATCCACGCTGCACTCCAGCTTGAGCCGGACAGCATTCCTCTGCGGTACGCACTGGGTACGGAGTATTATCAGCAGGGAGACTATAACGCAGCCGCAGAGCTGTTGCTTCCGCTGCTGAATGAAGTACCGGCTGACTCAGGGTATACTGCTGACCTGTATCTCAAGACAGCCTTTGCCCTCCAGGAGGGCGGGCAGCCTGCGGAAGCGGAGTCTGTCTATGAAGCCGGGAGCCGGCTCTATCCTGATTTCACCGATCTGCTGGAGAGCTATGCAGGACTCCTGCTGGAGCAGGGGCAGGCATGGCAGGCTTACCTGCTGCTTCAGCGGGCACTGGACAGCGGGAATACCTCGCATAAGTATCCCTCTTCCTCCGGCAGCGGCACCAGCCGCACCCGCCTGGCTGCCGGGCGGGTCTGCGAGCAGCTCTTCCGCTATGGCGAAGCGCTCGAGCATTACAGGCAGGCCGCCGGCTACGCCCCCGGCGAGCCTGCCGCCTGGGAGCAGCTGGCCACGCTGTGCCTGCTGTCCGGCCAAGAGGAGGAGCTGACGCATATTACCCGTCAGCTCCTCCCGGCCCTGCCCCGGCGAGTGCTGACCCGGCTGGTGCCGGCCGCACTCAATGCCCGCGCCGCCCGCTGGCTGGCGGCGCTTCTCGCAGCACCGCAGCTGCCGGAGGAGATCCGGCAGCTGCTTCAGGTGCTGCTGCGGGCGCTGTTCCGGGACGCGGAACAGCCCGAAGCCGCATCCGCCGCGCTTGCGCGGATGCAGCAGGAAGCGCCGGATGACCCGTGGGTATCCGGCTATCTGTGGGCCTTGTCCTGCCGCAGCGGCGGGATCGCCGAGGCAGGACAAGGCCAGGGGCGGCTGGCTGCGCTGCCGCCCGGCCCCGCGGCCGTGCGAAGCCGGCCCGCGCAGCAGAGCGCAGATGCTCCGCCCAGCTGGGCAGAGCAATCCCGCGCGACCCAGCTGCTGGTCCAGGCAGGCGCCTGGGAGGCACTGCTCCAGTTGGGCAGCCACTCAGACGCTGCCCGCTTCCGCTGGAGCAGACTGCCCTTGCCGCTGCTGCAAGGGCTGCTGGATGCACCGGCACCGTTTAAGGTGCAGTGGTGCGCCATGTACACCGGGCAGGCCGATCACCGCCCGCCCGCTGATGCTGCCGAATGGCTGCTCTATGCAGCCATCGCATGCTCCTGCGGGCAGGTCCCGCTGCTGACGCACGCCGAGGAACAGGCGCTGTGCCAATCCGGCAGCGCCGCTGCAACGGTTGGCCTCAGCTACCACAGGCTGCTGCTGGCAGCAGAGACGCACCCGCAGGGCGGCTCGCCGGCTGTCGGCAGCATTCCTTGGCTGCTGCTTGTGAAGTCGGCGCTTCAGAGCAGATGA
- a CDS encoding glycosyltransferase, protein MNTTVRPTLGVQLIVKNEAELLPRCLSTLGGADEIIVVDTGSTDQSIAVAEKYGATVVEEPWAEDFSAARNTGLTHAASDWILVLDADETLQHSVESIKDKLRGSTAEAYTVRIENLLGSRPEDRLYHSNVRLFRNGQGYRFSGRIHERVDDSIISRHGAAAIEPSDIEILHYGYLPGIMSAKNKISRNEHLLRLALAEEPDDPFYSYNLAVTCCQDGRLQEAEELLRRTLDTAPLQVSYRPSVIRDLCTIYQATSRLQALDSLLSRELARYRDYPDLHYMQGQSWESQGHLERAFQSYQHALDTVSAPAPRRAYVTEQGMNSFRPLYRMGVIAQQLGNQQEAARLFHRALQHYNLYLPALEGIAAAFQELEVPDGDIAGLLIQLAGTEQKVSRSAIIGTLYKLGAYQAIAKLPPGRFPLEEDTLLCILSSWIIAGKYHAYMQAAARLRAGTLQLSARGLDAVTLRQLWLLEAVSTWELGEKLQEELWQQAPAELKSGLFGLDARLASSGQGAGPAGLQAQAAPSVDSALLGEVIRLSVKLQYKTLGNTLAECFPSHTSILAEALYEEGWRAEAGELFISLVDRKEASGATLRYLAELLADQGHYTEAAGWYRLALEDDPASGELHAGLALCYLHLAEQGLKEVTGSSGEEQTSGALQEDLAAITRSIGILNRTPWHTKWTCKQRQRGAELSL, encoded by the coding sequence GTGAATACAACTGTCAGACCTACACTCGGAGTACAGCTCATCGTCAAAAATGAAGCCGAACTCCTCCCCCGCTGCCTCTCCACACTGGGCGGTGCGGATGAAATCATCGTGGTCGATACCGGTTCTACGGATCAATCCATAGCCGTTGCCGAGAAATATGGCGCAACGGTCGTTGAAGAGCCGTGGGCCGAAGATTTCTCAGCCGCACGCAATACCGGACTCACCCACGCCGCCAGTGACTGGATTCTCGTGCTGGATGCAGATGAGACGCTTCAGCATTCCGTAGAGTCTATCAAGGATAAACTCCGGGGCAGCACTGCGGAAGCTTATACGGTGCGCATCGAGAATCTGCTGGGAAGCCGGCCGGAGGACCGGCTGTACCACAGCAATGTGCGCCTGTTCCGCAACGGGCAGGGTTACCGGTTCTCCGGGAGAATTCATGAGCGTGTGGATGATTCTATCATCAGCAGACATGGAGCCGCCGCTATTGAACCCAGCGATATAGAAATTCTTCATTACGGCTACCTGCCCGGAATCATGAGCGCCAAAAACAAAATCAGCCGCAACGAACACCTCCTGCGCCTTGCGCTTGCGGAAGAGCCGGACGATCCCTTTTACAGCTATAATCTGGCGGTCACCTGCTGTCAGGACGGGCGGCTGCAGGAAGCCGAAGAGCTGCTGCGGAGGACCCTTGATACCGCTCCGCTTCAGGTCTCTTACCGCCCCTCTGTCATTCGTGACCTGTGTACAATCTATCAGGCGACCAGCCGGCTACAAGCGTTAGACAGCCTTCTGTCACGCGAATTGGCCCGTTATCGGGACTACCCCGACCTGCACTATATGCAAGGCCAGTCCTGGGAAAGCCAGGGCCACCTTGAACGGGCGTTCCAGTCCTACCAGCATGCGCTGGATACCGTCTCCGCCCCTGCTCCGCGCAGAGCGTATGTGACCGAACAAGGCATGAACAGCTTCCGCCCGCTGTACCGCATGGGTGTAATCGCGCAGCAGCTCGGCAATCAGCAGGAGGCTGCGCGCCTGTTCCACCGCGCCCTCCAGCATTACAATCTGTATCTTCCCGCACTGGAGGGGATCGCTGCGGCCTTTCAGGAGCTGGAGGTGCCGGATGGGGACATTGCAGGGTTGCTGATCCAGCTGGCCGGTACAGAGCAAAAGGTGTCGCGTAGCGCAATTATTGGCACGTTATATAAGCTGGGCGCTTACCAGGCCATTGCCAAGCTGCCGCCCGGACGGTTTCCGCTGGAGGAGGATACGCTGCTGTGCATCCTGTCCTCCTGGATCATTGCCGGCAAATATCATGCGTATATGCAGGCGGCAGCCAGGCTGCGTGCCGGCACCCTGCAGCTCTCCGCAAGGGGATTGGATGCTGTGACATTGCGGCAGCTCTGGCTCCTTGAAGCCGTCTCCACCTGGGAGCTGGGCGAGAAGCTGCAGGAGGAATTATGGCAGCAGGCGCCTGCGGAGCTGAAATCCGGACTTTTTGGACTGGATGCCCGTTTGGCATCATCCGGGCAAGGGGCCGGGCCTGCCGGTCTGCAAGCACAAGCTGCTCCCTCTGTTGACTCTGCGCTCCTTGGCGAAGTGATCCGGCTGTCTGTGAAGCTTCAGTACAAGACGCTTGGCAATACGCTGGCGGAATGCTTCCCCTCTCACACCAGCATTCTGGCAGAGGCGCTCTATGAGGAAGGCTGGCGCGCCGAGGCGGGAGAGCTGTTCATCAGCCTTGTAGACCGCAAGGAAGCATCCGGGGCGACGCTGCGGTATCTCGCGGAGCTGCTGGCGGATCAGGGGCATTATACCGAAGCCGCCGGGTGGTACCGGCTCGCGCTGGAGGATGATCCCGCCAGCGGGGAGCTTCACGCCGGTCTGGCACTCTGTTATCTGCATCTTGCCGAGCAGGGGCTGAAGGAAGTGACCGGCAGCTCCGGGGAAGAGCAGACTTCAGGAGCGCTTCAAGAAGATCTGGCCGCGATAACCCGTTCCATCGGCATATTGAACCGTACCCCCTGGCATACGAAGTGGACCTGTAAGCAGCGGCAGAGAGGGGCTGAGCTAAGCTTATGA
- a CDS encoding carbohydrate ABC transporter permease, whose protein sequence is MRPSKVSLAAGYGALILISGMFIIPFVWLIRSSLMNLAQIFTMPPEWIPAPFQWSNFHKALTLLPFDIFFRNTLIIVVTVLVGTVITSSIAAFGFSRIQWKGRDAVFALLMTSMMLPAAVTMIPSFLGWQLMGFYDTLYPLIVPAYFGGGIFNIFLLRQFYLTIPRDFDEAAFVDGASYWQIYTRIIFPLSRSAIIVVALFSFLASWNDFMGPLIYLKSDKWFTLALGLQMFQGTYNAQWDLLMAASATVVLPCVIVFLLGQRYFLEGITLTGLKG, encoded by the coding sequence TTGAGGCCATCCAAGGTGTCACTTGCCGCAGGCTACGGGGCGCTGATCCTGATCTCGGGAATGTTCATCATTCCGTTTGTCTGGCTGATCCGCAGCTCGCTGATGAACCTGGCGCAGATCTTCACCATGCCGCCGGAATGGATTCCCGCGCCGTTTCAATGGAGCAATTTTCATAAAGCGCTTACGTTGCTGCCGTTCGATATCTTCTTCCGGAACACGCTGATTATCGTGGTTACTGTACTGGTTGGGACCGTAATCACGAGCAGCATCGCAGCCTTCGGATTCTCGCGGATTCAGTGGAAGGGCCGGGATGCGGTATTCGCCCTGCTGATGACCAGCATGATGCTGCCGGCAGCGGTGACGATGATCCCAAGCTTTCTGGGCTGGCAGCTCATGGGATTCTACGATACGCTGTATCCGCTGATTGTACCGGCCTACTTCGGCGGCGGGATCTTCAATATCTTCCTGCTCCGGCAGTTTTACTTGACCATCCCGCGCGATTTCGATGAAGCGGCTTTCGTGGACGGGGCGAGTTATTGGCAGATTTATACCCGGATTATTTTTCCGTTAAGCCGTTCGGCGATTATCGTGGTTGCCCTGTTCAGCTTCCTGGCGTCGTGGAATGACTTCATGGGTCCGCTGATCTATCTGAAAAGCGACAAATGGTTCACCCTCGCGCTGGGCCTGCAGATGTTCCAGGGAACCTACAATGCGCAGTGGGATCTGCTGATGGCTGCCTCAGCAACGGTCGTTCTGCCCTGCGTCATTGTGTTTCTGCTGGGCCAGCGTTATTTCCTGGAGGGCATCACCTTAACGGGATTAAAAGGATAA
- a CDS encoding DUF6385 domain-containing protein has translation MPNFSSFQANPDNLRTLIFGRDPSTLIDRPLTTDASGNLTTVILNGTISSILGATITAGTLTSAGTVTNLLNGTITSVLGATITAGTLTSAGTVTNLLDGTITSVLGATITAGTLTSAGTVTNLLDGTITSVLGATITAGTLTSAGTVTNLLDGTITSVLGATITAGTLTSAGTVTNLLNGTITSVLGATITAGTLTSAGTVTNLLDGTITSVLGATITAGTLTSAGTVTNLLDGTITSVLGATITAGTLTSAGTVTNLLDGTITSVLGATITAGTLTSAGTVTNLLDGTITSVLGATITAGTLTSAGTVTNLLDGTITSVLGATITAGTLTSAGTVTNLLDGTITSVLGATITAGTLSSVTSISQRSFIELPTAGITTSDTYTPLPANNTSVLGTYSYFIVNSGANPVNTRVEISADGTNYFVDTTGDNPLPAGSVDVIVPARFLKYTRLSYQSATPGAASTINVIFDAQGT, from the coding sequence GTGCCGAATTTCAGTTCATTCCAGGCCAACCCGGATAATCTGCGCACTCTCATTTTCGGGCGGGACCCCTCGACCCTGATCGACCGTCCGCTGACAACTGACGCCAGCGGTAATCTGACTACTGTTATCCTGAACGGGACCATCTCCAGCATCCTAGGCGCCACGATCACAGCCGGTACACTGACCTCCGCCGGTACAGTTACTAACCTGTTAAACGGTACTATCACCAGCGTCCTTGGCGCTACGATCACAGCCGGTACACTGACTTCTGCCGGTACGGTCACCAACCTGTTAGACGGTACTATCACCAGTGTGCTTGGTGCCACTATCACCGCTGGTACACTCACTTCTGCCGGTACAGTTACTAACCTGTTAGACGGTACTATCACCAGTGTGCTCGGCGCTACGATCACCGCTGGTACGCTCACTTCTGCCGGTACAGTTACTAACCTGTTAGACGGTACTATCACCAGTGTGCTCGGCGCTACTATCACCGCTGGTACGCTCACTTCTGCCGGTACAGTTACTAACCTGTTAAACGGTACTATCACCAGCGTCCTTGGCGCTACTATCACCGCTGGTACGCTCACTTCTGCCGGTACAGTTACTAACCTGTTAGACGGTACTATCACCAGTGTGCTCGGCGCTACTATCACCGCTGGTACACTGACTTCTGCCGGTACAGTTACTAACCTGTTAGACGGTACTATCACCAGTGTGCTCGGTGCTACTATCACCGCTGGTACACTGACTTCTGCCGGTACAGTTACTAACCTGTTAGACGGTACTATCACCAGTGTGCTCGGCGCTACTATCACCGCTGGTACACTGACTTCTGCCGGTACAGTTACTAACCTGTTAGACGGTACTATCACCAGTGTGCTCGGCGCTACTATCACCGCTGGTACACTGACTTCTGCCGGTACAGTTACTAACCTGTTAGACGGTACTATCACCAGTGTGCTCGGCGCTACTATCACCGCTGGTACGCTCACTTCTGCCGGTACAGTTACTAACCTGTTAGACGGTACTATCACCAGTGTGCTCGGCGCTACTATCACCGCTGGTACGCTGAGCAGTGTCACGTCCATTTCCCAGCGCAGCTTCATCGAGCTGCCTACGGCCGGAATCACAACCTCGGACACGTACACGCCTCTTCCGGCCAACAATACCAGCGTGCTTGGTACCTATTCTTATTTCATTGTCAACTCGGGGGCCAATCCGGTGAATACCCGGGTCGAGATCAGCGCGGACGGAACCAACTATTTCGTGGATACGACCGGAGACAATCCGCTGCCTGCGGGTTCCGTAGATGTCATAGTACCTGCACGGTTCCTGAAGTACACCCGGCTCTCCTATCAATCGGCCACACCGGGTGCGGCTTCTACGATTAATGTTATTTTTGACGCCCAAGGAACGTAA
- a CDS encoding glycoside hydrolase family 43 protein, with the protein MRGITNPVIPGWYADPEARTYGGRHYIYATRSFTEYTRQMNLDAFSSTDLIHWQTHESIIAMEDFPWIWRAVWAPTQLEHNGRHYLVFASNDIQQDGEAGGLEIAVADTPEGPYRGYLHRPLIDRFIHGAQPIDAHLFKDEDGAVYLYYGGWGHCNVGRMNEDMTGFVPFADGQLLRSVTPPGYVEGPCMIKKDGLYYLMWSMGGWTNGTYRVAYGVSTSPLGPFANHGTILERQEPVAEGPGHHGYLHLPERDEWLIVYHRRIIGDPEPGNRMLCIDRLEFADGAIRPVRMTDGW; encoded by the coding sequence TTGCGCGGAATTACGAACCCGGTGATCCCGGGCTGGTATGCTGACCCGGAGGCCAGAACTTATGGGGGCAGGCATTATATCTATGCTACCAGATCATTCACAGAATATACCCGGCAGATGAATCTGGATGCCTTCAGTTCCACGGACCTGATTCATTGGCAGACCCATGAGAGTATTATCGCCATGGAGGATTTCCCCTGGATCTGGAGAGCCGTCTGGGCCCCGACCCAGCTTGAGCATAACGGCCGCCATTATCTGGTCTTTGCCTCGAATGATATTCAGCAGGACGGCGAAGCCGGGGGACTGGAGATTGCCGTGGCCGATACCCCGGAAGGCCCTTACCGGGGGTATCTCCACCGGCCGTTAATTGACCGGTTCATCCATGGCGCCCAGCCGATTGACGCTCATCTGTTCAAGGATGAAGACGGCGCGGTCTATCTGTATTACGGCGGGTGGGGACACTGCAATGTGGGCCGGATGAATGAGGACATGACAGGGTTCGTTCCGTTCGCAGACGGGCAGCTCCTCCGTTCGGTAACCCCGCCCGGGTACGTGGAGGGGCCGTGTATGATCAAAAAGGACGGCCTGTATTACCTGATGTGGTCGATGGGCGGATGGACGAACGGGACCTACCGGGTCGCATACGGTGTAAGCACCAGTCCGCTGGGACCTTTTGCGAACCACGGGACGATTCTGGAAAGGCAGGAGCCGGTGGCAGAAGGCCCGGGCCATCACGGATATCTGCATCTGCCGGAGCGTGATGAATGGCTGATCGTCTACCACCGCCGGATCATCGGAGACCCCGAGCCTGGCAACCGCATGTTATGCATCGACCGGCTGGAATTTGCAGATGGCGCGATCCGGCCGGTACGGATGACGGATGGATGGTAG
- a CDS encoding glycosyltransferase, translating into MTQTHNNPLITLCMIVRNEAETLARCLRSVQGAADEIIVVDTGSTDSTPSIARSFGARIIRFPWTGDFAAARNAGLDVARGTWILVLDADEELDPESIKELLVCAKHLEYEAFFVRIHNHQGTDRDSPTLTVNPILRMFKNNKDYRFNGIVHEQIAAGIVQATPAAAMHMSPVIVHHYGYAEGVVQKKDKITRNLELLKAQLERSPEDAFNQFNLAVEYMRLGDYGQALEHIRTSLDCVVPNTSYIHLLYKYELRCLAVTGNIPGALEACDRGISLFPDYPDLHHLKGALLLQVSAFTEAKAALSQALAIGASPPVYHTEAGIGTYHTHVLLGQVCQQIGQETEAIACFTRAAQLHPEPWPVIARLVRLFKCSGRSHDLRGWLAEHLPASLAEQRPKLVRLLVMDGCYAAAADVMEGGAEALSVAAWLKPLRRADAASAVELEFSGISALLEHPVIAGADARPAAAEAVAATVQPWICLADKALAALGASSVFSPAAAAIRLALPLPRPAD; encoded by the coding sequence ATGACCCAAACCCACAATAACCCGCTGATCACCCTGTGCATGATCGTCCGGAATGAAGCCGAGACCCTGGCCCGCTGCCTGCGCAGTGTCCAAGGAGCTGCAGATGAGATTATCGTGGTCGATACCGGCTCCACCGACTCCACCCCCTCCATTGCCCGCAGCTTCGGCGCCCGGATCATCCGGTTCCCCTGGACCGGAGATTTCGCGGCCGCACGCAATGCCGGCCTGGATGTGGCCCGGGGTACCTGGATTCTCGTGCTGGATGCAGATGAAGAGCTGGACCCCGAAAGCATCAAGGAGCTGCTGGTGTGCGCGAAGCATTTGGAGTATGAGGCTTTTTTTGTGCGGATTCATAATCATCAGGGAACGGACCGCGATTCGCCGACGCTTACCGTCAATCCGATCCTGCGCATGTTCAAGAACAACAAGGACTACCGCTTCAACGGAATCGTTCACGAACAGATTGCCGCCGGCATTGTGCAGGCTACCCCGGCTGCGGCGATGCATATGAGCCCCGTGATTGTTCATCATTACGGCTATGCCGAAGGGGTCGTGCAGAAGAAGGATAAAATCACCCGCAATCTGGAGCTGCTCAAGGCACAGCTGGAGCGGAGCCCGGAGGATGCTTTTAACCAGTTCAATCTCGCGGTGGAGTACATGCGGCTTGGCGATTACGGGCAGGCTCTGGAGCATATCCGGACTTCGCTGGACTGTGTGGTCCCGAATACGAGTTACATCCACCTGCTATATAAATATGAACTTCGCTGCCTGGCTGTCACTGGCAATATCCCGGGTGCACTGGAGGCTTGTGACCGGGGGATCTCGCTTTTCCCGGATTATCCGGACCTGCATCACCTCAAAGGCGCGCTGCTGCTCCAGGTATCCGCCTTCACTGAGGCCAAAGCTGCATTGTCCCAGGCGCTGGCCATCGGTGCTTCCCCGCCGGTCTATCATACCGAAGCCGGGATCGGCACCTACCACACTCATGTACTTCTGGGCCAGGTATGCCAGCAGATCGGCCAGGAGACAGAGGCTATCGCCTGCTTCACCAGGGCAGCCCAGCTCCACCCGGAGCCATGGCCGGTAATCGCCCGGCTCGTGCGGCTGTTCAAATGCTCAGGCCGCAGCCATGACCTCCGGGGCTGGCTGGCCGAGCATCTGCCCGCCAGCCTGGCGGAGCAGCGCCCGAAGCTGGTTCGCCTGCTGGTGATGGACGGCTGTTATGCCGCCGCTGCTGATGTGATGGAAGGCGGGGCGGAGGCGCTATCTGTTGCTGCTTGGCTTAAGCCATTGCGGCGCGCGGATGCGGCTTCAGCCGTTGAACTGGAGTTCAGCGGCATCAGCGCGCTGCTGGAGCATCCTGTGATTGCCGGGGCAGACGCCCGGCCAGCCGCCGCCGAAGCTGTAGCGGCCACAGTCCAGCCCTGGATATGCCTGGCCGACAAAGCTCTGGCTGCATTAGGAGCTTCGTCTGTTTTTTCACCGGCGGCTGCGGCCATTCGTCTTGCTCTCCCGCTTCCCAGACCCGCCGATTAG
- a CDS encoding beta-L-arabinofuranosidase domain-containing protein — protein MAEQQAKLHAWQGVSFTRVTISDEFWKPRLKVLRQTTLPDCLTKCEETGRINNFAKAAGLLEGHYEGKYYNDSDVYKVLEGIAYALMSERDAALEAEADRIIGLISAAQEEDGYLCAYFTLEHPEGKWTDMEKHEMYNGGHLIEAAVAYYEATGKRELLEVACRLADHYDSVFGPGKRHWVEGHEEIELALVKLFRVTQNSRYLNLALWLLEERGHGYGAGAIWDNPDWGPAYCQDDVPVREIRQVTGHAVRAMYLYTAMADVVHTTGDSAYAAALHRVWNHTVERNMYLTGGIGPSRHNEGFTSDYDLPNETAYCETCAAIAMVFWNHRMNLAFGDSRYADVVERELYNGALSGISLSGDRYFYENPLASPGGHHRVPWFETSCCPTNLARYLPAIGQYVYAVTAEGLAVNQYMSSEAELVLDSGLGVSLKQSTRYPWNGRIELEVSPAAAAAFSLRLRVPEWCSGYRVVVKAEGKGTARAEECMDQGYLVLSRTWSPGDTVVLELEMPVNRVRAKPEVEADRGRVAVQRGPVVYCLEQTDHPGCSYDAFSLPPGAKFRVEHQPELLGGVTVLEGADEAGRPLRFIPYYAWDNREPGFMQVWVREQEDGGLYRL, from the coding sequence ATGGCAGAGCAACAAGCGAAGCTTCATGCCTGGCAAGGCGTGTCCTTCACCCGTGTAACGATAAGTGACGAGTTCTGGAAGCCGCGCCTGAAGGTGCTCCGGCAGACCACCCTGCCGGATTGCTTGACCAAATGTGAGGAGACCGGCCGCATCAATAACTTTGCCAAGGCCGCAGGACTGCTGGAAGGGCATTATGAGGGCAAATATTATAACGACTCCGATGTCTACAAGGTGCTTGAAGGGATTGCCTATGCGCTGATGTCGGAGCGGGATGCGGCGCTGGAGGCTGAGGCTGACCGGATTATCGGGCTGATCTCGGCGGCACAGGAAGAAGACGGCTATCTGTGTGCTTACTTTACCCTGGAGCATCCCGAGGGAAAGTGGACGGACATGGAGAAGCATGAGATGTATAACGGCGGCCACCTGATCGAGGCGGCGGTTGCCTATTATGAGGCTACCGGCAAGCGTGAGCTGCTGGAGGTGGCCTGCCGTCTGGCCGATCATTATGACAGCGTGTTCGGCCCCGGCAAGCGCCACTGGGTGGAGGGGCATGAGGAGATCGAGCTGGCGCTGGTGAAGCTGTTCCGTGTGACGCAGAACAGCCGCTACCTGAATCTGGCGCTGTGGCTGCTGGAGGAGCGCGGCCATGGCTACGGCGCGGGTGCAATCTGGGATAACCCGGATTGGGGCCCGGCTTATTGCCAGGATGATGTTCCTGTCCGCGAGATCAGGCAGGTCACCGGGCATGCCGTCCGCGCGATGTATCTGTACACGGCTATGGCAGATGTGGTCCATACTACTGGCGATTCCGCTTATGCGGCTGCGCTGCACCGGGTCTGGAACCATACGGTGGAACGCAATATGTACTTGACGGGCGGCATTGGCCCGTCCAGGCATAATGAAGGCTTCACCTCCGATTACGACCTGCCCAATGAGACGGCCTATTGCGAGACCTGCGCTGCTATAGCCATGGTCTTCTGGAATCACCGGATGAATCTGGCCTTCGGGGACAGCCGGTACGCCGATGTGGTGGAGCGTGAGCTGTATAACGGTGCTTTGTCCGGCATCTCGCTGTCCGGAGACAGGTATTTCTACGAGAATCCGCTGGCATCACCGGGCGGGCATCACCGGGTGCCCTGGTTCGAGACCTCCTGCTGCCCGACCAATCTGGCCCGTTATCTCCCCGCTATCGGCCAATATGTGTATGCCGTTACCGCAGAGGGCCTGGCGGTGAATCAATATATGAGCAGCGAAGCCGAGCTTGTGCTGGACAGTGGACTGGGCGTCAGCCTGAAGCAGAGCACCCGGTATCCCTGGAACGGCCGGATCGAGCTGGAGGTGAGTCCCGCTGCAGCTGCCGCGTTCAGTCTCCGGCTGCGGGTGCCGGAGTGGTGCAGCGGCTACCGGGTGGTGGTGAAGGCAGAAGGCAAGGGTACCGCCAGGGCGGAAGAGTGCATGGACCAAGGATATCTTGTACTGAGCCGCACATGGTCGCCGGGAGATACGGTCGTGCTTGAGCTGGAGATGCCCGTGAACCGGGTGCGGGCCAAGCCGGAGGTGGAGGCGGACCGGGGACGGGTCGCCGTTCAGCGGGGACCGGTGGTCTATTGCCTGGAGCAGACCGATCATCCCGGGTGCTCCTATGATGCCTTCTCCCTTCCGCCCGGGGCGAAGTTCCGGGTGGAGCACCAGCCGGAGCTGCTGGGCGGGGTGACGGTGCTGGAGGGTGCGGATGAAGCCGGCAGGCCGCTGAGGTTCATCCCCTATTATGCCTGGGACAACCGGGAGCCCGGCTTCATGCAGGTCTGGGTGCGGGAGCAGGAGGATGGCGGGCTGTACAGGTTGTAA